From Vreelandella neptunia, the proteins below share one genomic window:
- a CDS encoding IS30 family transposase, whose protein sequence is MGYRQLTQAQRYQIFAYLETGISQRQIAKAIGVHSSTISREIKRNGLTAGYAPEQAQLRSDRRRRSAWKVTKRLPSLIRWVTDQLMDEWSPQQISGFMANANGVYVSHQWIYALIWDDKKHGGELWKRLRLPRQRRYQRQLAKHAGLGKIPHRVGIEQRPVDVEERRYIGHWEGDTVLKGHKESGLVTLVERRSGYLLAARLPTITATGAAKAMTRLLKPRRGAVRTITLDNGSEFAEHRQVAKAVSATTYFCDPYRSCQRGTNENTNGLIRQYFPKGTDFRKVSDSALRRVVAKLNNRPRKRLGYRTPAQVFLGEYSGALETAGAALNV, encoded by the coding sequence ATGGGATACCGACAACTGACCCAGGCCCAACGATACCAAATTTTCGCTTACCTTGAGACTGGCATCAGCCAGCGACAGATAGCCAAGGCTATCGGGGTTCACAGCAGCACCATTAGCCGGGAGATAAAACGCAATGGGCTTACTGCTGGCTATGCGCCTGAGCAGGCTCAATTGAGAAGTGATCGGCGTCGACGCAGCGCCTGGAAAGTGACGAAGCGACTGCCCAGCCTAATTCGATGGGTCACTGATCAACTGATGGACGAATGGAGCCCCCAGCAAATTAGTGGCTTCATGGCGAATGCCAACGGGGTTTACGTAAGCCATCAGTGGATCTATGCGTTAATCTGGGACGACAAGAAACACGGCGGCGAATTATGGAAGCGACTCCGCCTACCACGCCAGCGGCGCTATCAGCGTCAATTGGCCAAGCATGCGGGATTGGGCAAAATTCCACACCGGGTAGGCATTGAACAACGCCCTGTCGACGTGGAAGAAAGGCGCTATATCGGCCATTGGGAAGGCGATACGGTGCTCAAGGGCCACAAAGAATCCGGCCTAGTGACCCTGGTCGAGAGACGCAGCGGATACCTCTTGGCAGCGCGCCTGCCGACGATCACAGCCACAGGGGCGGCCAAAGCGATGACCCGGTTATTAAAACCACGCCGAGGTGCAGTGCGAACCATCACCTTGGATAACGGTTCGGAATTCGCCGAGCACCGACAGGTTGCCAAGGCCGTCTCGGCCACGACCTATTTTTGCGATCCGTACCGCTCATGCCAGCGTGGCACCAATGAAAACACCAACGGACTGATCCGCCAATATTTCCCGAAAGGGACGGACTTCCGAAAGGTGAGCGACTCAGCACTGAGGCGAGTCGTTGCCAAGCTGAATAACCGCCCCAGAAAACGCTTGGGATATCGGACACCGGCACAAGTGTTCCTGGGAGAGTATTCAGGAGCGTTGGAAACCGCGGGTGCTGCGCTTAATGTTTGA